One stretch of Aeromicrobium fastidiosum DNA includes these proteins:
- a CDS encoding DUF222 domain-containing protein has product MLDDRQVIEQVVVRREALAALEAAEAVDMLDVVDRARAAGEAVSEAQGRRRVDAAVHELSLAMRLPVPTIERRVARARRLRSTMPDVWQAWLDGRISTTHVAAVDRAATRLVHGESVAALDDIAVERISRLTPGQATRWLDRWVERTEATESARRHERAHADRKVSSRPLGDAMTRLTADVAATDAAAVMQSLTGAAHGLPADDGRTIDQARADLLVDTLLGREPGGLGFRAVIGITVPLSSLMGFSDVPGELTDRSATIPAHIVRAAMADEHSLLYRLVTDDVGNLMTVTWLGRFAPTRLAQVLEFRDGTSVFPTSTVPARACDTDHSDPWPAETSAANTGPLNRRAHNLKTEGHLRLRQPAPGVFAWTTSTGHTYTRTPEPLPIADWEHATADLPADPWAVEFNQMLEALTAAGASA; this is encoded by the coding sequence GTGTTGGACGATCGGCAGGTCATCGAGCAGGTGGTCGTGCGTCGCGAGGCGCTCGCCGCGCTCGAGGCCGCCGAGGCGGTCGACATGCTCGACGTCGTCGACCGTGCCCGTGCCGCCGGTGAGGCGGTCAGTGAGGCGCAGGGGCGGCGTCGGGTCGATGCGGCGGTGCACGAGCTGTCGCTCGCGATGCGGCTACCGGTCCCGACGATCGAACGCCGTGTGGCCCGTGCCCGGCGGTTGCGGTCGACGATGCCCGACGTGTGGCAGGCGTGGCTCGACGGACGCATCAGCACCACCCACGTGGCCGCGGTCGACCGTGCCGCGACCCGTCTGGTCCACGGCGAGTCGGTGGCCGCGCTCGATGACATCGCTGTCGAGCGGATCAGCCGGTTGACGCCGGGTCAGGCGACCCGGTGGCTGGACCGGTGGGTCGAACGCACCGAAGCCACCGAATCGGCCCGCCGCCACGAACGCGCGCACGCCGACCGGAAAGTGTCGTCGCGGCCGTTGGGTGACGCCATGACCCGCCTGACCGCCGACGTCGCCGCCACCGACGCGGCCGCGGTCATGCAGAGCCTGACCGGTGCCGCTCACGGTCTTCCGGCTGATGACGGCCGCACGATCGACCAAGCCAGAGCTGACCTGCTCGTCGATACCCTGCTGGGCCGTGAGCCAGGCGGGCTCGGGTTCCGGGCGGTCATCGGCATCACCGTCCCGCTGTCGTCCCTGATGGGATTCAGTGATGTGCCCGGTGAGCTGACCGACCGGTCCGCGACGATCCCCGCGCACATCGTCCGCGCCGCCATGGCCGACGAACACAGCCTGCTGTACCGGTTGGTCACAGATGACGTCGGCAACCTCATGACCGTCACCTGGCTCGGAAGGTTCGCGCCCACCCGGTTGGCGCAGGTGCTGGAGTTCAGGGACGGCACATCAGTGTTCCCGACGAGCACCGTCCCAGCCCGGGCCTGCGACACCGACCACAGTGATCCATGGCCCGCCGAGACGTCCGCCGCGAACACCGGCCCGTTGAACCGCAGGGCCCACAACCTCAAGACCGAAGGACACCTACGTCTTCGACAACCCGCGCCCGGGGTCTTCGCATGGACCACCAGCACCGGGCACACCTACACACGCACCCCAGAACCCCTCCCCATCGCAGACTGGGAACACGCCACGGCGGACCTACCCGCCGACCCGTGGGCCGTCGAGTTCAACCAGATGCTCGAAGCGCTCACCGCCGCGGGGGCCAGCGCATGA
- a CDS encoding phytoene desaturase family protein, with amino-acid sequence MTQTSPTTGRFDVAIVGGGHNALVAATYLARAGKDVIVLERLPHVGGAAISAQVFDGLDARLSRYSYLVSLMPQQIVDELGLRLDLRSRDTASYTPHEGGGLLVETVEGEATRESFRALTGSDDELDAWRQFYAEVADLAEVIAPTLLSPLPHIGNLRDLSEMSTWTDVVDEPLGTAIERRFAHDLVRGVVATDALIGTFASLHDPSLVQNRCFLYHLIGNGTGEWRVPVGGMGAVTGELERVAREAGATILTSATVSRAVASDDGVVVSGEGFSVEADWLLSGVAPYVLAGLMGDPLPVKPSGSQFKINLLVSRLPRLRSGVDPAVAFAGTFHLGESMSELEQAWQQASDGRLPDRAAGELYCHTLTDRSILGPELAGSDAQTLTYFGLHTPYEVLSDAAAAERAYAQVVAALDEHLAEPIEPLILGVEHRTPAQIEESLAMPGGHIFHGDLQWPWLEEDERPRTSAERWGVATTHPRVLLCGSGARRGGAVSGIAGHNAAHALLDAPRL; translated from the coding sequence ATGACGCAGACCTCCCCCACGACCGGCCGCTTCGACGTCGCGATCGTCGGCGGCGGGCACAACGCCCTCGTCGCGGCGACGTACCTGGCCCGGGCCGGCAAGGACGTCATCGTCCTGGAGCGGCTCCCCCACGTCGGCGGCGCAGCCATCAGCGCACAGGTCTTCGACGGCCTGGACGCCCGCCTGTCGCGCTACTCCTACCTCGTGAGCCTCATGCCGCAGCAGATCGTCGACGAGCTGGGCCTCCGCCTCGACCTACGGTCGCGCGACACGGCGTCGTACACGCCGCACGAGGGCGGCGGCCTGCTGGTCGAGACCGTGGAGGGCGAGGCGACGCGCGAGTCGTTCCGGGCTCTCACCGGGTCGGACGACGAGCTCGACGCCTGGCGGCAGTTCTACGCCGAGGTCGCCGACCTCGCCGAGGTCATCGCCCCGACCCTGCTGTCGCCACTTCCCCACATCGGCAACCTGCGCGACCTCAGCGAGATGAGCACCTGGACCGACGTCGTCGACGAACCGCTGGGCACGGCGATCGAGCGACGATTCGCCCACGACCTCGTGCGAGGAGTCGTGGCGACCGACGCCCTCATCGGGACGTTCGCCTCCCTGCACGACCCGTCGCTGGTGCAGAACCGCTGCTTCCTCTACCACCTGATCGGCAACGGCACGGGCGAGTGGCGGGTGCCGGTCGGCGGGATGGGCGCGGTCACCGGCGAGCTCGAGCGCGTCGCCCGCGAGGCCGGTGCGACGATCCTCACCTCGGCGACCGTCTCGCGCGCCGTGGCCTCCGACGACGGCGTCGTCGTCAGCGGCGAAGGCTTCTCCGTCGAGGCCGACTGGCTGCTGAGCGGCGTCGCCCCCTACGTGCTGGCAGGGCTGATGGGCGACCCGCTGCCGGTCAAGCCGTCCGGCTCGCAGTTCAAGATCAACCTGCTGGTGTCGCGTCTGCCCCGACTGCGGTCGGGCGTCGACCCCGCCGTCGCCTTCGCCGGCACGTTCCACCTGGGCGAGTCGATGAGCGAGCTGGAGCAGGCGTGGCAGCAGGCGTCCGACGGACGGCTGCCCGATCGCGCCGCGGGCGAGCTCTACTGCCACACCCTCACCGATCGGTCGATCCTCGGACCGGAGCTGGCCGGCTCCGACGCACAGACCCTGACCTACTTCGGCCTGCACACCCCCTACGAGGTGCTGTCCGACGCCGCCGCAGCCGAACGGGCCTACGCCCAGGTCGTCGCGGCGCTCGACGAGCACCTCGCCGAGCCGATCGAGCCGTTGATCCTCGGCGTCGAGCACCGCACACCCGCCCAGATCGAGGAGTCGCTGGCCATGCCGGGCGGTCACATCTTCCACGGCGACCTCCAGTGGCCGTGGCTCGAGGAGGACGAGCGGCCCCGCACGTCCGCCGAGCGATGGGGCGTCGCGACGACGCACCCGCGCGTCCTGCTGTGTGGCAGCGGCGCCCGTCGAGGCGGCGCGGTCAGCGGGATTGCAGGCCACAACGCGGCCCACGCGCTCTTGGACGCCCCTCGGTTATGA
- a CDS encoding pirin family protein: MPAVTVNDWTVLPRVIAAPTQTEDRAPISVTTAPTGYEGEGFPVHRAFAGVDARQLDPFIHMDQMGEVEYQPGEPKGTPWHPHRGFETVTYMIDGVMDHQDTHGGGGSITDGDTQWMTAGSGLLHIETPPEWLVVKGGIFHGLQLWVNLPKASKWLPPHYQDIRGTDVGLASTPDAGALLRVIAGEVDGVKGPGSTHTPMAMVHATVLPGAEMTVPWRTDFNALVYVMGGTGYVGRDRRPLRAGQLAVLGHGETITVGADQQQAAKDPALEVVLLGGLPIREPIAWAGPFVMNTKAEVAQAFADFQKGRLGTIPTVPHADVHGEMLPD, from the coding sequence ATGCCTGCTGTGACCGTCAACGACTGGACCGTCCTTCCCCGCGTGATCGCGGCTCCGACCCAGACCGAGGACCGCGCGCCGATCAGCGTGACGACCGCGCCCACGGGCTACGAGGGAGAGGGCTTCCCGGTGCACCGGGCCTTCGCCGGCGTCGACGCCCGCCAGCTCGACCCGTTCATCCACATGGACCAGATGGGCGAGGTCGAGTACCAGCCCGGCGAGCCCAAGGGCACCCCGTGGCACCCGCACCGCGGCTTCGAGACCGTGACCTACATGATCGACGGCGTCATGGACCACCAGGACACCCACGGCGGCGGCGGGTCGATCACCGACGGCGACACGCAGTGGATGACCGCCGGCTCGGGCCTCCTGCACATCGAGACGCCGCCCGAGTGGCTCGTCGTCAAGGGCGGCATCTTCCACGGCCTCCAGCTGTGGGTCAACCTGCCCAAGGCCAGCAAGTGGCTGCCGCCGCACTACCAAGACATCCGCGGCACCGACGTCGGACTGGCCTCGACCCCCGACGCCGGCGCCCTGCTGCGCGTCATCGCCGGCGAGGTCGACGGCGTCAAGGGCCCCGGCTCGACCCACACGCCGATGGCCATGGTGCACGCGACGGTGCTGCCCGGCGCGGAGATGACCGTCCCGTGGCGCACCGACTTCAACGCCCTCGTCTACGTCATGGGCGGGACGGGCTACGTCGGACGTGATCGCCGTCCGCTGCGCGCGGGCCAGCTCGCGGTGCTGGGCCACGGCGAGACCATCACGGTCGGCGCGGACCAGCAGCAGGCAGCCAAGGACCCCGCGCTCGAGGTCGTCCTGCTCGGCGGTCTGCCCATCCGTGAGCCCATCGCCTGGGCCGGACCGTTCGTCATGAACACCAAGGCCGAGGTCGCCCAGGCCTTCGCCGACTTCCAGAAGGGTCGCCTGGGCACGATCCCGACCGTCCCGCATGCCGACGTCCACGGCGAGATGCTGCCCGACTGA
- a CDS encoding RNA polymerase sigma factor, producing MTTSSAERFTECWHAEGPRVLAYARRHIGDDLAQEVVSDTFLVAWRKWDSVPDPAIGWLIATARGVIRNRHRSLRRQHALEARVALLDQVASPDATESALVRQDALRRLAELSEQHREALLMTSWDGLTSEEAAEALGIRPAAFRRRVSRARASLNDDPSPPSPTPIPTAALSIEGIS from the coding sequence ATGACGACCTCTTCCGCCGAACGCTTCACCGAGTGCTGGCACGCCGAGGGCCCCCGGGTCCTGGCGTATGCACGCCGCCACATTGGCGATGACCTGGCGCAGGAAGTCGTGTCGGACACCTTCTTGGTCGCGTGGCGCAAGTGGGACAGCGTCCCGGATCCGGCGATCGGCTGGCTCATCGCCACAGCCCGCGGGGTCATCCGCAACCGGCACAGGTCGCTGCGACGACAGCACGCCCTGGAGGCCAGGGTCGCGCTACTCGACCAGGTGGCGTCTCCCGACGCGACCGAGTCGGCGCTCGTCCGGCAGGACGCGCTGCGCCGCCTCGCAGAGCTCAGCGAGCAGCACCGCGAGGCGCTGCTCATGACGAGCTGGGACGGCCTGACCTCCGAGGAGGCGGCGGAGGCGTTGGGCATCCGTCCGGCGGCGTTCCGGCGCAGGGTCAGCCGCGCTCGCGCGAGCCTCAACGACGATCCGTCGCCGCCCTCGCCCACCCCGATCCCGACCGCGGCCCTGTCGATCGAAGGAATCTCATGA
- a CDS encoding CU044_5270 family protein: MSTLERVIDDLRPAHEPLDAEWSADTLTAIMAQPVRPKRRRRRLAVAATLVGVVTVPVMLSGGSASARAELLSLAVVAARADGPVITPGTYLHVRTESLQVNSSVLGDGKRLDTNRESWTRWDGDMVAIDTRPSAGWTEHHRFTHDPDDIGFGSPSPEFVASLPDTPDALRRYLDRTVSGSNSHEEALFVAISDLAYSRMLDPHTFATALRVLADVRGVSTDDVEVDGRPAVEVQYDRFFGLGFVSRSSFTVDTETAQLLRMSETSPSSDYTSRTRSVEVVDEVPPEVLADLDRYGNGSRICTDGSEARDTESPEDTCS; the protein is encoded by the coding sequence ATGAGCACCCTCGAACGCGTCATCGACGACCTGCGCCCCGCACACGAGCCCCTCGACGCCGAGTGGTCGGCCGACACCCTCACGGCGATCATGGCCCAGCCCGTGCGCCCGAAGCGCCGGCGTCGCCGGCTCGCGGTCGCCGCGACACTCGTCGGCGTCGTCACCGTGCCGGTGATGTTGAGCGGCGGCAGCGCCTCGGCCCGCGCCGAGCTGTTGTCCCTGGCCGTCGTGGCAGCTCGTGCCGACGGTCCGGTCATCACGCCGGGCACCTACCTGCACGTCAGGACTGAGTCGCTGCAGGTCAACAGCAGCGTCCTCGGCGACGGGAAGCGCCTCGACACCAACCGGGAGTCGTGGACCCGGTGGGACGGCGACATGGTCGCCATCGACACCCGCCCGTCCGCCGGGTGGACCGAGCACCACCGGTTCACCCACGACCCGGACGACATCGGGTTCGGCTCCCCGTCCCCGGAGTTCGTCGCATCGCTGCCCGACACGCCGGACGCGCTGCGCCGGTACCTCGACAGGACCGTCTCGGGGTCCAACTCCCACGAGGAGGCGCTGTTCGTCGCGATCAGCGATCTGGCGTACTCCCGCATGCTCGACCCGCACACCTTCGCGACGGCGCTGCGGGTGCTCGCCGACGTCCGTGGCGTCTCGACCGACGACGTGGAGGTCGATGGACGCCCGGCCGTCGAGGTGCAGTACGACCGATTCTTCGGTCTGGGGTTCGTCTCGCGCAGCTCGTTCACGGTCGACACGGAGACCGCGCAGCTGCTCCGTATGTCGGAGACGAGCCCGTCCAGCGACTACACGTCGCGGACGAGGAGCGTCGAGGTCGTCGACGAGGTGCCGCCCGAGGTGCTGGCGGACCTCGATCGCTACGGCAACGGGTCCAGGATCTGCACCGACGGCAGCGAGGCCCGCGACACCGAGAGCCCCGAGGACACCTGCTCCTGA
- a CDS encoding histidine phosphatase family protein, giving the protein MRLILIRHGQTPANVEGILESTVPGPGLTALGTEQARQLVGALDGQPIDSLYVSTMVRTHLTAAPLVAARGLDPVERPGLREIAAGDVEGLNDEASVHQYVSTLFSWCGGDLDVRMPGAQDGHEVIGRFDEVVSEIESLGLDTVAVVSHGAIIRAWCAVRAANIDLDFVTDHYVTNTGIVVVDGSSADGWELTSWLGQSVGEAAARGVAADHSPASEHLDD; this is encoded by the coding sequence ATGCGTCTCATCCTCATCCGCCACGGGCAGACCCCCGCCAACGTCGAGGGGATCCTCGAGTCGACCGTCCCCGGGCCGGGCCTCACAGCCCTGGGCACCGAGCAGGCCCGCCAGCTCGTCGGCGCCCTCGACGGCCAGCCGATCGACTCCCTCTACGTCTCGACGATGGTGCGCACGCACCTGACCGCGGCACCGCTGGTCGCGGCACGGGGGCTCGATCCCGTCGAGCGTCCCGGTCTGCGGGAGATCGCCGCGGGCGACGTCGAGGGGCTCAACGACGAGGCATCGGTCCACCAGTACGTCTCGACGCTGTTCTCGTGGTGTGGCGGCGACCTCGACGTGCGCATGCCGGGAGCGCAGGACGGCCACGAGGTCATCGGCCGCTTCGACGAGGTCGTGTCGGAGATCGAGTCGCTCGGGCTCGACACGGTCGCCGTGGTGAGCCACGGCGCGATCATCCGTGCCTGGTGCGCCGTGCGCGCCGCCAACATCGACCTCGACTTCGTGACCGACCACTACGTGACCAACACCGGCATCGTCGTGGTCGACGGCTCGTCCGCCGACGGCTGGGAGCTCACGTCGTGGCTGGGCCAGAGCGTCGGCGAGGCCGCCGCCCGCGGCGTCGCCGCCGATCACAGCCCGGCGTCGGAGCACCTCGACGACTGA